The following proteins are encoded in a genomic region of Comamonas resistens:
- the yidD gene encoding membrane protein insertion efficiency factor YidD has protein sequence MMQRLLMALVRGYRLMLSPWLGSACRFEPTCSAYSLQALEQHGAAVGSYLTVRRLARCHPWCDGGHDPVPQQKPRLFSFLDNASDSSATTQPSSPKKSS, from the coding sequence ATGATGCAGCGACTGCTCATGGCTCTGGTGCGAGGCTATCGCCTGATGCTCAGTCCCTGGCTGGGTTCGGCTTGCCGTTTCGAGCCGACCTGCTCGGCCTATTCCCTTCAAGCGCTGGAGCAACACGGCGCTGCGGTAGGCTCTTATCTGACGGTGCGCCGGCTGGCGCGCTGTCATCCGTGGTGTGACGGAGGGCATGATCCCGTGCCACAGCAAAAGCCCAGGCTGTTTTCCTTTCTGGACAATGCCTCGGACTCTTCCGCGACCACCCAACCTTCC